In Elaeis guineensis isolate ETL-2024a chromosome 1, EG11, whole genome shotgun sequence, a genomic segment contains:
- the LOC140855813 gene encoding LRR receptor-like serine/threonine-protein kinase IOS1, whose translation MGTVDLSFAGTFKLNEKSDVYSFRVVLLELITGLPAVVKIPERGHIAQWVRQRLARGDITDVVSAGLKGEYDTNSVWNVVDTTMKCTMPTASQRPAMSEVVSQLKESLQLELSHERAENIYERAQNIYVEALELDQIDLFGMAHTDAKITESGPTAR comes from the coding sequence GTACCTTCAAGCTGAATGAGAAGAGTGATGTATACAGCTTCAGGGTTGTTCTCTTAGAGTTGATAACAGGCCTACCGGCTGTGGTTAAAATCCCTGAAAGGGGTCACATAGCCCAATGGGTGCGGCAGCGGCTCGCCAGAGGGGACATCACTGATGTTGTTAGTGCAGGGCTTAAAGGGGAGTATGACACCAATTCTGTTTGGAATGTGGTAGATACAACAATGAAGTGCACCATGCCAACGGCTAGTCAGAGGCCAGCAATGTCTGAAGTGGTGTCACAGTTGAAGGAGAGCTTGCAACTTGAGCTCAGCCATGAAAGAGCCGAGAATATCTATGAAAGAGCTCAGAATATCTATGTAGAAGCCCTTGAGCTGGATCAGATAGATTTATTTGGAATGGCACACACTGACGCAAAAATTACTGAGAGTGGTCCAACAGCAAGATAA